The following proteins are co-located in the Triticum aestivum cultivar Chinese Spring chromosome 1A, IWGSC CS RefSeq v2.1, whole genome shotgun sequence genome:
- the LOC123061775 gene encoding uncharacterized protein isoform X2 — translation MSSAPATAKTVPNRLPRLSITGEPTGAGSFPPRRSSSPGRSTCSSHHAQIDGAVRWSLPRLRAVQCCSAPIDFNHQPAREEMAIDEAELEPLEFAEKMHTQRELQQQKLEMLVQIRKHNSESQSVILETLQRQLESADFDTSASIFTPEQIQGIVEKYSSSHISRDVQMGDMKGTKERERNERRKAGLAPMELGRRGVSRRGSAGARRRSRGSTSTVGAACSICRGHDDDRGLT, via the exons ATGTCCAGTGCTCCGGCGACGGCAAAGACAGTTCCAAACCGCCTGCCTCGCCTCTCAATCACAGGTGAGCCGACGGGAGCTGGTTCCTTTCCTCCCCGACGCTCTTCTTCACCTGGCCGGAGCACCTGCTCCTCCCATCACGCACAGATCGACGGAGCAGTTCGATGGTCGTTGCCCAGGCTGCGTGCAGTTCAGTGCTGCTCTGCCCCCATTGACTTCAACCACCAACCCGCGAG AGAAGAGATGGCTATTGATGAAGCCGAGCTTGAGCCTCTAGAATTTGCCGAGAAAATGCACACTCAACGGGAATTACAACAACAG AAACTGGAGATGTTAGTTCAAATTAGAAAACACAATTCCGAGAGCCAATCTGTCATACTTGAGACT TTGCAGAGGCAGTTGGAGAGTGCTGATTTCGATACCAGTGCATCAATATTCACTCCGGAGCAGATCCAAGGGATTGTTGAGAAATACTCCAGTTCACATATTTCAAGAG ATGTGCAGATGGGGGACATGAAAGGAACGAAGGAAAGGGAACGGAACGAGCGAAGAAAGGCTGGGCTGGCTCCAATGGAGCTAGGACGGCGTGGAGTCAGCAGACGGGGGAGCGCAGGCGCTAGGCGGCGATCACGGGGCTCCACGTCTACCGTCGGGGCGGCATGCTCGATCTGCAGAGGACATGACGATGACAGGG GTCTGACATGA
- the LOC123061775 gene encoding uncharacterized protein isoform X1: MSSAPATAKTVPNRLPRLSITGEPTGAGSFPPRRSSSPGRSTCSSHHAQIDGAVRWSLPRLRAVQCCSAPIDFNHQPAREEMAIDEAELEPLEFAEKMHTQRELQQQKLEMLVQIRKHNSESQSVILETLQRQLESADFDTSASIFTPEQIQGIVEKYSSSHISRDVQMGDMKGTKERERNERRKAGLAPMELGRRGVSRRGSAGARRRSRGSTSTVGAACSICRGHDDDREKQKGYKFI, from the exons ATGTCCAGTGCTCCGGCGACGGCAAAGACAGTTCCAAACCGCCTGCCTCGCCTCTCAATCACAGGTGAGCCGACGGGAGCTGGTTCCTTTCCTCCCCGACGCTCTTCTTCACCTGGCCGGAGCACCTGCTCCTCCCATCACGCACAGATCGACGGAGCAGTTCGATGGTCGTTGCCCAGGCTGCGTGCAGTTCAGTGCTGCTCTGCCCCCATTGACTTCAACCACCAACCCGCGAG AGAAGAGATGGCTATTGATGAAGCCGAGCTTGAGCCTCTAGAATTTGCCGAGAAAATGCACACTCAACGGGAATTACAACAACAG AAACTGGAGATGTTAGTTCAAATTAGAAAACACAATTCCGAGAGCCAATCTGTCATACTTGAGACT TTGCAGAGGCAGTTGGAGAGTGCTGATTTCGATACCAGTGCATCAATATTCACTCCGGAGCAGATCCAAGGGATTGTTGAGAAATACTCCAGTTCACATATTTCAAGAG ATGTGCAGATGGGGGACATGAAAGGAACGAAGGAAAGGGAACGGAACGAGCGAAGAAAGGCTGGGCTGGCTCCAATGGAGCTAGGACGGCGTGGAGTCAGCAGACGGGGGAGCGCAGGCGCTAGGCGGCGATCACGGGGCTCCACGTCTACCGTCGGGGCGGCATGCTCGATCTGCAGAGGACATGACGATGACAGGG AGAAACAAAAAGGTTACAAATTCATCTAA